A DNA window from Hordeum vulgare subsp. vulgare chromosome 1H, MorexV3_pseudomolecules_assembly, whole genome shotgun sequence contains the following coding sequences:
- the LOC123421338 gene encoding paired amphipathic helix protein Sin3-like 5 yields the protein MASSDEADDDNYGYKREKKEYMLETMQCLLFARDNLPQDVYHEFVKTMTEVWKNCADPDGQIRNICPENCIETVLKLFQGWATVKQSFLNFTEGRSPVEGNGDVGADVVNPLLQKPMDFLSRLKACPKMRDDDYAAFLQTMHDFCRDRTMTPLEVYKNVKRCMRNCPELLKEFVDNYLPADLKAVLRDKKVDNHSLDGIHMKEGYGEWPHAEEDEEDKVKPLPDWTASKAEKLPPEVDPKKLERACTPSYYLLPYNLTLHSSYWTKLGRSILNDTLVCSVSGMESSKHKATNGYETNILYCEEDMFESDMLLHRFRATADLIANLQTLPSSRLRINEHLTPLHRRCIEKLYDDDPDLDDLLESQNTSAVLDILLSRLNQKVEDLSEARSYLHKVHCSQIIAKNYCRSLDHRGTSFKQLDAKRMSQKALLAEANEMNKKKNVGDKYADTDMHNDISKIISSACVSEEKQVMNWAKIVYPFLSAHCLWPSSKETVAPAKACEHCGTSKDFLSSIPDALPANKLPSFSKRGEFTRKNSNDFSSSHDGFGPGIEEGEFIPDPEIIESDAMLGAGKEPVSCDVAASGSDGLNSRCRIIGTSEPSTCDHGNKYEKQHESRQHSKTSAKVRGVKGGTCCFLIVLRRLYQILYDRLQTAKGLCTDDQLYAEFKEKSNKLVAHCIDNSNFEDFCLKFLGPKSFELFTLDIVINRVIKQLCIIYSRDQDNSLFQFLENIRRPVVPKVVVRHQNFPNNPSNGLLKHDQGEQEKEALAATVKRPLHFERRKKRKLENSATSSSQLGGVTETPS from the exons ATGGCGTCTTCCGATGAAGCTGACGACGACAATTACGGATACAAAAGGGAAAAAAAGGAATACATGCTGGAGACTATGCAATGCTTGCTATTTGCTAGAGACAACCTCCCCCAAGACGTGTACCATGAGTTCGTCAAGACAATGACCGAGGTTTGGAAAAACTG TGCTGACCCTGATGGTCAAATAAGGAACATCTGCCCTGAAAACTGCATAGAGACAGTGTTGAAGCTATTCCAGGGCTGGGCTACAGTTAAACAGAGCTTCCTGAACTTTACTGAAGGCCGTAGCCCTGTTGAAGGCAATGGCGATGTCGGAGCCGATGTCGTCAACCCCTTGCTGCAGAAACCAATGGATTTTCTTTCCAGACTGAAG GCATGCCCTAAAATGAGAGACGATGATTATGCCGCTTTTTTGCAAACCATGCACGACTTTTGCAGGGACAGGACCATGACTCCTCTAGAAGTTTACAAAAAT GTGAAGAGATGCATGCGTAACTGTCCTGAGCTGTTGAAAGAGTTTGTGGATAATTATCTCCCTGCAGACCTAAAG GCCGTTCTAAGGGATAAAAAAGTTGATAATCACAGCTTGGATGGTATCCATATGAAAGAAG GTTATGGAGAATGGCCTCACgccgaagaggatgaggaagacaaGGTTAAACCCTTGCCAGACTGGACTGCCTCAAAAGCTGAGAAATTGCCCCCAGAAGTGGATCCCAAAAAACTCGAACGAGCTTGCACTCCTAGCTATTACCTGCTGCCATATAAT TTAACTCTTCATTCAAGTTATTGGACCAAACTGGGAAGGTCTATTCTCAACGATACTTTGGTTTGTTCTGTATCTgggatggaaagctctaagcacaAAGCTACAAATGGTTATGAGACAAACATTTTATACTGTGAAGAAGACAT gttTGAGAGTGACATGCTATTACACCGGTTTCGTGCGACTGCAGACCTTATTGCAAATCTCCAAACTCTTCCTAGCAGCCGTTTGAGGATAAATGAGCATTTAACTC CTCTACACAGGAGGTGCATTGAAAAACTATATGATGATGATCCTGACCTTGATGATCTGTTGGAGAGTCAGAATACTAGTGCTGTTCTGGATATTCTACTTTCTCGTCTAAATCAGAAGGTAGAAGATTTATCGGAGGCGCGCTCATATTTGCATAAGGTGCACTGCTCACAAATTATTGCCAAGAATTACTGCAGATCGCTTGATCATCGTGGCACCTCTTTCAAACAATTGGATGCAAAGAGGATGAGCCAAAAAG CATTGCTGGCGGAAGCAAATgaaatgaataaaaagaagaatgtTGGAGATAAATATGCTGATACTGACATGCACAATGACATAAGCAAAATAATCTCTTCTGCATGTGTGTCTGAAGAGAAGCAGGTGATGAATTGGGCAAAAATAGTATATCCATTTCTTTCTGCTCATTGTCTATGGCCTTCGTCTAAGGAAACTGTAGCTCCTGCAAAAGCTTGTGAACATTGTGGTACCAGCAAAGATTTTCTCAGTAGCATACCCGATGCTTTGCCTGCTAATAAGCTTCCTTCATTTTCCAAG AGAGGTGAATTCACAAGGAAAAATTCCAACGACTTTAGCTCGTCACATGATGGTTTTGGCCCAGGCATTGAGGAGGGTGAGTTCATACCCGATCCAGAAATCATTGAGTCGGATGCCATGCTCGGTGCCGGAAAAGAACCAGTAAGTTGTGATGTTGCTGCTTCCGGTAGCGATGGGTTGAACTCTCGTTGTCGCATAATCGGTACTTCTGAACCTAGTACTTGTGACCACGGGAACAAATATGAGAAGCAGCATGAATCAAGGCAACACTCCAAAACGTCAGCTAAAGTGCGTGGTGTGAAAGGAGGCACTTGTTGTTTTCTCATTGTGCTTCGCCGGCTTTACCAG ATTTTGTATGACAGGCTACAAACTGCGAAAGGTTTATGCACCGATGATCAATTATATGCAGA ATTCAAGGAGAAAAGCAACAAGCTAGTTGCCCACTGTATTGACAATTCCAATTTTGAGGACTTCTGCCTGAAATTTCTTGGGCCAAAGTCCTTTGAACTTTTTACTCTGGATATAGTGATAAACCGAGTTATCAAGCAG TTGTGCATAATTTATTCAAGAGACCAAGACAACTCGCTCTTTCAATTCCTTGAGAACATAAGAAGACCAGTCGTACCCAAAGTTGTTGTCCGGCATCAAAAC TTTCCCAACAATCCATCGAATGGATTGCTGAAGCATGATCAAGGGGAGCAAGAGAAAGAAGCTCTTGCTGCCACCGTAAAACGTCCGCTCCATTTTGAGAGAAG GAAAAAACGCAAGTTGGAGAACAGTGCAACGAGTTCCTCTCAGCTTGGAGGAGTGACTGAAACTCCTAGTTGA